A stretch of DNA from Mesorhizobium onobrychidis:
GCTTGATATCTGCACCGAGATGTATTCGGCGATCATCAAGGTTTTGCCGGCGCCGAGCAGAGCAGGCGTGACCAGGAAGCCGAGCGAGAAGACGAAGACGAACAAAGTCGCCAGCGCGATGCCGGGCAGGCTGAGCGGCAGCCAGACGCGCCAGAAGATCGTGGCTGGGCGCGCGCCCAGCGAGCGCGCCGCCTGCATGATGCGGCGGTCGATGTCGGACAGGTTGGCATAGAGCAGCAGGATGGCGAACGGCATCATGTAATGCACCATGCCGATGGTGACGCCGAGCAGATTGTAGACAAGGTCGAGCGGCGTCGAGATGACGCCGGCCTCCATCAAGGCGCTGTTGAGGACGCCGCGGCGGCGCAGGATGGTGATCCAGGAAAACGCCCTGACCAGCACCGATATCCAGAACGGCACCAGCACCAGGAAGAGCGAGATGCGGCGCCAGCCGGCCGACATATGGATGATGGCGAAGGCGACGATGTAGCTCGCCAGCACGGTCAGCACCGTCGTCATCACAGACACTTTGAGCGTCGTCATGACGACGCGGCCGACCGCCGCGTTGGCGAACAGGCTCTGGTAGTTGGCGAAGCCGAGCTTCGGCTCGGTCAGGCTCAACGCCAGGACCTGCAGGATCGGCGCCGCATAGAGCCCGATCGCCACCAGGCTGGCGGGAACCGTCAGCAACAGAGCTGTTGTCTTGAAATTTCGCATCGGATTCGGGGCCGCCGCCGCTTTGCTGGCGGCAGCCCTTCCCTGTGTCGGCTCGTCTCCGTCAGCTCGAGATGAAATCCAGATATTTGTTCTGGAGCTCGGTCTCATGTTCCGCGTAATAGGCGGGATTGAGCATGATCTGCGAGGCAGCGTTCTCCTTTGTCGTCGGGTTCACCAATGCGTCTGCCGGCGTCATCAAAGCCAGGGTCTTGGGGTTGGAAGGCCCATTGCCCATCAGTTGCAGCAGCACAAGCTGGCCGGCCGGATCGAGCGTCGAATTGATGAATTCGAACACTTTCTTGCCGGCTGGATTGCCCTTGGGAACCGACCAGGCGCTGGCCGAGAGGATGTTCTGCTCCCAGATCCACTTGAACTTGTCGGGCGTCTCCTTGTTGAGCAGGTTGGCGCGGGTGTGCCA
This window harbors:
- a CDS encoding ABC transporter permease; translated protein: MRNFKTTALLLTVPASLVAIGLYAAPILQVLALSLTEPKLGFANYQSLFANAAVGRVVMTTLKVSVMTTVLTVLASYIVAFAIIHMSAGWRRISLFLVLVPFWISVLVRAFSWITILRRRGVLNSALMEAGVISTPLDLVYNLLGVTIGMVHYMMPFAILLLYANLSDIDRRIMQAARSLGARPATIFWRVWLPLSLPGIALATLFVFVFSLGFLVTPALLGAGKTLMIAEYISVQISSTSRWDLATSLSTMLLLVVGIIVFAAMRSPALRAAFVARPQQ